In Pseudomonas fluorescens NCIMB 11764, a single window of DNA contains:
- the lptF gene encoding LPS export ABC transporter permease LptF, protein MIVFRYLSREVLLTLSAVSAVLLVIIMSGRFIKYLAQAAAGLLDPGSLFLIMGFRLPGFLQLILPLGLFLGILLAYGRLYLESEMTVLSATGMSQQRLFTMTLFPATLVALVVAWLSLSLAPQGANQFQLLLNKQDALTEFDTLEPGRFQALRDGTRVTYTETLSDDRIHLGGVFISQKNISSDKKDRGISVLVAEKGRQEIRPDGNRYLILDNGYRYDGNPGQADYRAIKYDEYGVLLPKPDVSSEVTDRDAMPTSSLFGSDDLRSRTELQWRLSLPLLVFIVTLMAVPLSRVNPRQGRFLKLLPAILLYMAYLSILIAARGALEKGKIPPALGLWWVHGIFLAIGLGLLYWEPLQLKRASRRSALEVARG, encoded by the coding sequence TTGATTGTCTTCCGTTATCTGTCCCGCGAAGTCCTGTTGACCTTGAGCGCCGTCAGCGCCGTGCTGCTGGTCATCATCATGAGCGGACGCTTCATCAAATACCTCGCCCAGGCGGCTGCCGGCCTTCTGGATCCGGGCTCGCTGTTCCTGATCATGGGCTTTCGTCTGCCAGGCTTTCTGCAGCTGATCCTGCCTCTGGGCCTGTTCCTCGGGATTCTGCTGGCCTACGGTCGCCTGTACCTCGAAAGCGAAATGACGGTGCTGTCGGCCACGGGCATGAGCCAGCAACGTCTGTTCACCATGACGCTGTTTCCGGCCACGCTGGTTGCGCTGGTTGTGGCCTGGCTGAGCCTGAGCCTGGCGCCACAAGGGGCCAATCAGTTCCAGTTGCTGCTGAACAAACAGGACGCCCTGACCGAGTTCGATACCCTTGAGCCGGGTCGCTTCCAGGCGCTGCGCGACGGAACCCGGGTGACCTACACCGAAACGCTGTCGGATGACCGCATCCACCTCGGCGGCGTGTTCATTTCGCAAAAGAACATCTCGTCGGACAAGAAGGATCGCGGGATTTCCGTGCTGGTGGCCGAGAAGGGTCGTCAGGAAATCCGTCCCGACGGTAACCGCTACCTGATTCTCGACAATGGCTATCGCTACGACGGTAACCCGGGGCAGGCCGACTACCGTGCAATCAAGTACGACGAATACGGCGTATTGCTGCCTAAACCGGACGTGAGCAGCGAAGTCACCGACCGTGATGCAATGCCCACCAGTTCCTTGTTCGGCAGTGACGACCTGCGTTCTCGCACCGAACTGCAATGGCGACTGTCGTTGCCGTTGCTGGTCTTCATCGTGACCTTGATGGCGGTGCCGCTGTCGCGGGTCAATCCGCGCCAGGGCCGTTTCCTCAAGCTGTTGCCGGCGATTCTTCTTTATATGGCTTATCTGAGCATCCTGATTGCCGCTCGCGGCGCCCTCGAAAAGGGCAAGATCCCGCCTGCGCTGGGCCTGTGGTGGGTTCATGGGATTTTCCTGGCCATCGGCCTGGGGCTGCTCTATTGGGAACCCTTGCAGTTGAAGCGGGCAAGTCGCCGCAGCGCGCTGGAGGTGGCCCGTGGTTAA